The nucleotide window TTCGACCACGTCGCCAAGCTGGTGGGGGTAGAGCACGTGGGCGTGGGCAGCGACATCGACCTCGACGGCTACGACAAGCTGCCCCCCGTCCTGCGCCGCAGGATGCTGGTCGGCTACAAGAACAGCCCCGCCTTTCGCGGCGAGGGCGAGATTGCCGGCCTCGACCACCCCAAACGCATGTTCGACCTGACCGAAGGGCTCATCCGCCGCGGCTACACCGACGCCCAGATCGGACTCATCCTGGGCGGTAACTTCCGCCGCGCCCTGGCGGAGATCTGGAAGCCGGCGGGAGGGTAGAGGTTCGTTGCTCGGTTTCGTATCAGGGCACGGCTTTAGCCGTGCCGGAGCGAGCTGGTAGAACCGGCTTTAGCCCCTGAGGGAAAATTGCCCGGTGCGAAGGAGCGAAAAAGCAGGTCCCTCCGCTCGCCCTCAGTCCGGTCGCCACGGCGACCTCCCTCGGGCTCGGTCGGGATGACAATTGGAAGGGGTTAGAATCTCCACCCGAGGTGCTGCCATGAGAGCTTCAGCCATCCTTCTGTTTCTGGCGTCGGCGTTCCTGACCGCAGTCGCTCAGACCCCGCATCCACTCCGCCCCGTTTCCACCTTCTCCATTGTCGCCCGCGATCCGCAGACGGGAGAGATGGGCGTGGCCGTGCAGTCGCACTGGTTCGCCGTCGGCCAGATCGTCCCCTGGGCCGAAGCCGGCGTGGGCGCCGTGGCCACGCAGTCGTTCGTGGACCCCAGCTACGGCAAGCTGGGGCTGGACCTGATGCGGGCGGGGAAGAGCGCGCCAGCGACGCTCTCGCAGCTTCTTCACCAGGACAAGAGCAGTGAGGTGCGGCAGGTTGCGATGCTCGACAACGAAGGTCGAGTGGCTGCATGGAGCGGCGACCGAGATATCGAAGCGGCGGGCCACTGTGTCGGCAGGCACCTTACTGCTTCGAATGCGCCTCCCCTGCTTGTCGACACGTGCGGACTGAAGTCGGTCGTCGGCCCGCGAGTCAACCTTGGCCGTGATGAGGGAGAGGGTTTCTCCGTCCAGGCCAATCTCATGTCCAACAACAAGATCTGGCCGGTGATGGCCAAGGCCTTCGAAGAAACCAAGGGCGACCTGGCCGAGCGCATGCTGGCGGCGCTCGACGCCGCCCAGGCCGTCGGCGGCGACATCCGCGGACGCCAGTCCGCCGCGCTCATCGTGGTCAAAGCCAAATCCAGCGGCAAGCCCTGGGAGGACCGCGTCTTCGATTTGCGCGTGGACGACAACCCGG belongs to Terriglobales bacterium and includes:
- a CDS encoding DUF1028 domain-containing protein, which translates into the protein MRASAILLFLASAFLTAVAQTPHPLRPVSTFSIVARDPQTGEMGVAVQSHWFAVGQIVPWAEAGVGAVATQSFVDPSYGKLGLDLMRAGKSAPATLSQLLHQDKSSEVRQVAMLDNEGRVAAWSGDRDIEAAGHCVGRHLTASNAPPLLVDTCGLKSVVGPRVNLGRDEGEGFSVQANLMSNNKIWPVMAKAFEETKGDLAERMLAALDAAQAVGGDIRGRQSAALIVVKAKSSGKPWEDRVFDLRVDDNPEPLKELRRLVTLQRAYNHMNAGDLAVEHKDNEGALREYSAAEQLASGAEGIPSSRLAEMIYWHAVALVKIRRVEESLPLFHKAFALQPSLRELTPRLPKSGLLPDDPEIIERITKQ